One window of Canis lupus baileyi chromosome 21, mCanLup2.hap1, whole genome shotgun sequence genomic DNA carries:
- the TMEM60 gene encoding transmembrane protein 60, translated as MRMSLAQRVLLTWLFTLLFLIMLVLKLDEKAPWNWFLIFIPVWIFDTILLVMLIVKMAGRCKSGFDPRHGSHNIKKKAWYLIAMLLKLAFCLALCAKLEQFTTMNLSYVFIPLWALLAGALIELGYNVFFVRD; from the coding sequence ATGAGAATGTCCTTGGCTCAGAGAGTACTACTCACCTGGCTTTTCACATTACTCTTCTTGATCATGTTGGTGTTGAAACTGGATGAGAAGGCACCTTGGAACTGGTTCCTCATTTTTATTCCAGTCTGGATATTTGATACTATCCTTCTTGTCATGCTGATTGTGAAAATGGCTGGGCGATGTAAGTCTGGCTTTGACCCTCGACATGGATcacacaatataaaaaaaaaagcctggtacCTCATTGCAATGTTACTTAAATTAGCCTTCTGCCTTGCACTCTGTGCTAAACTGGAACAGTTTACTACCATGAATCTGTCCTATGTCTTCATTCCTTTATGGGCCTTACTGGCTGGGGCTTTGATAGAACTTGGATATAACGTCTTTTTTGTGAGAGACTGA